The DNA region ATCCAAAATTTTAAAGTCAGCTCAAGGAAATCCTCAAATTCCCATTATCGAGTTAAGAAATACAATTGAACCTCTTTTAGATTATCTACTTCAAAATCAAAAAGTCTTACTCACTCTTAATTTTAATAATGATTTAAATAAATATGAAATTGTTCATGCTTTATCTGTTGGTATGTTATCTTATATGATGGCCAATTGGATAGGGATGGATCAGAGTGAGTGGATGCAAGTTGCATTGGCTGGTGTACTTCATGATATTGGAATGAGTCGAATACCAAGCCAAATCTTAAATAAAAAAAAGAGTCTCGATTATTATGAGAAAGAAGAGATAAAAAAACATACAGTATATGGATATTATATGTTGAAAGGTACAAAAGGTTTAAATCAAGGGGCGATTCTTGCTGTACTTCAACATCATGAAAGAAATGATGGTTCAGGTTATCCCCTTCAATTAAAACAAGAACAAATCCATACATATAGTAAAATTATTGCGATCGCTGATGTATTTCACGCAATGATATCAAAAAGAAGTTACAGAGAACAATTTTCTTATTTTAAAGTTTTAGATCAGTTATTAGGAGATAGCTTTGGAAAGCTAGAACCTAAAATTGTACAA from Tepidibacillus fermentans includes:
- a CDS encoding HD-GYP domain-containing protein, translating into MPIISIQNIQSGMVLKENVYSKLGGLLYKKGTILKEQDQEILFAFGVTDIHIIDDEKDKENNKVLKNAKKEQRIDDKSNHQVELYQKNYNRAFRLVSKILKSAQGNPQIPIIELRNTIEPLLDYLLQNQKVLLTLNFNNDLNKYEIVHALSVGMLSYMMANWIGMDQSEWMQVALAGVLHDIGMSRIPSQILNKKKSLDYYEKEEIKKHTVYGYYMLKGTKGLNQGAILAVLQHHERNDGSGYPLQLKQEQIHTYSKIIAIADVFHAMISKRSYREQFSYFKVLDQLLGDSFGKLEPKIVQIFVRMMSKITLGSRVVLNNGLEGNILFINTNNPTRPLIQVSDQIINLEKENKLFIQDILI